The Hippoglossus stenolepis isolate QCI-W04-F060 chromosome 12, HSTE1.2, whole genome shotgun sequence genome segment cctgttaatatgtttttttttgtgttagttttaccttactcttgttgaaggttaagagcagaggatgtcccaccttgttaagccctgtgagtcaaattgtgatttgtgaataagggctatacaaataaaattgtattgatcGATTGATacaaaacagacagagattgggattctgacattttctcacACAAGATGTAGTCTGCTAAATTAActgctttttaaagaaataGCACAATATAAAAATGGTGATTTGCTTTAGGCAGTTTATGGACTTGGGTACAACTCATTTGCAGATATTATTGGATATTTAGGAACTATATATCTTGGTTTACAGCTCATTCAAGTGTGTAGCATCTCGTTAAATATGTGTATCAGTAATTGATGGGTCACTTATCAGACACAATGTCTTGTTGGAAAGTCAATAGCTTTTCGAATTCGATTACATTACATCAGATGAGGTCGGATAATCTCGATTGTAGATTTATTAGattgtgtttggtttgattAAGACAACACGTGGTTGTGTTTGTTCCACGTCTGTCTCTGCTAAAAGGAATCCAGTGTTAAAGTGGCTGATTTCAAACGGTCCATCTCAGATACAATCGATGGTCACAGGGAGGTTAGAGTGAAGGAGGAACTCACTCAGACGAACAGAGGACGACTGTTCCCGAAGAGACCGTCACCCTCCTGTCTTCAACGAGGTCcgctcttttttctttttttttttaatccgcTCGTTGTTGGTTCGTTCCACTCCGCCCCGATCTCCCTGGGTTGCTAGGCGACGGTAGTCAGGTGACTGTCTGCAGACAGAACATGGCTGACCTGTCAGAAGACCAATGAGGGAAAGGCCATATTTAGCATAATCGATCTCGTTTCTTTACGTCGTGTGTGAACACAGTCGAGCGTCGTGGGCAGCAGTCGATTCAAGGTAAGAATGAGCGCGCGTGCGCTGCGGTGGATTTATTATTCTGCGTTAACTCTCAGCGGCGGGAGCTAACGTCAGGGTTGGCTAGCTAAGTGGAGCTAGCTGCTAGCCAAACAGTCCGCCGCTCTCTCCTTTCAGACGCAGCTCTGTGCGAATGCTAAAGCTAAAGGGAGGAAATCGCATCCCAGTAACTTTACACTGACTCAACAAGTTGTCTTCCGCTCGTGTGTGGCCAAAGCCAAAGCCAAAGCTAGCttgttgtgtgtggcaggaaAACAACGTTAGTTTAGTGGAAATGAAACTAGCTTGTGCTATTCACTatctacagagagagagagagagagagagagagagagagagagacggtcTCCATGAGAGCAGGAAATCAGAGGACTAGATCTGAATGTATTCTGTCATCAGTTGGTCCAGTGACCTACAATCTGGTTTTGAGGGAAGccaagtttgtttgtttatcacaTTTCAACACCAGGGTaatttaaagtgctttacatgaTATATAAAAGGCATCATGACAACTTGAGAGATCACATACACTTCTATTAAGACTGACACAGTAACATACACAGTATTGCAAACTTGTTGTACAACAACACATGATATATTCACATagcgagctgctgctgctgccactatTTGCTCTCTCCAGAAACACTGAGGTGAATGATCTTCTGGCTGGTTTATTTATTGGAACAGAGGGCAGTAGTTCTCACAGATTGTTCTTCAGTTGGAGGCTAATTTGTCTCTTGTTTGGCCTTGTTCATGTCCCAGATTCTATGGAGAAATGCCACCGTCCCTTCCCAGAGTAATTTCAGTTTCTGGAGCAGCTCCATCACGACATTTTATGGTTTGGCCCTTGGGCAATAACTTTGTGATTTAATATTGCAGAAGACGGCTTGTTATGTCCACGtaatgttttctaaatgttcCCCAATTCATTCAGTACAATTCAGTCTCTCAGCTAAAGCAGAAACtggtaaaatatataaagattaTAACAGATATGTGGGCCACATCAGAAGAAGTTTAGAAGCCCTTTCGAATCGTTCATGCCATTAATGACACCATGTGATTTGATTGCAGATGAGCGGGTTGCCAGAGGGAATGGCAAATGGCCCACGCCGGAGTGAACACTTCGGGGAAGATGCTCAGATTTGGGAGAGACCCTGGTCTCTCGAAGAAATGCGACAGAGCAGTGCCAGTTGGTCTTTAGCAGCTGATTCAGGGGTAAGTCTGAACATCTTCCCCAGCTTTGATGGAAGCCAAGTCAAATTGATTGTCTCTCTCGCATGGTCAGAGAAATGCCGCAGGATCTGTATTTTTAGAAATCAGAGTAGCTGAGGGGATTGTGAAATTGTGTCCTGCTCTTTTTTGTGATGAAAGTAACTGTGAAAATGATACTGTCTCAAtagcagttttttatttttttcttcacagctcTTCCTGTTTCTTCAAGACTTTTCCCAGAGAATGCTGTCAAAGACTCATGAGATTGAAAAGCAGCTGGACAGTCTGATCCGGGACACCAAGGCCACAGACAGCTGCCTGCACTCTGTCTTTAATGACTTTCTCATGCTCTCCAACACGCAGTTTAtagaaaatgtaatgtattttattgaaatattttattttactttggctttacttttttGACTAAAACTTTGacaatttgcacagaaaatAGGGGACATCAAAAAAATCTAACATCTCTCTTGTTTGTGAACTGTTGCAGAGAGTTTATGAtgaagaggtggaggacagTGGGCCGAAGCCTGATGCTTTGGAGAAACAGCCTGAACAGGTACACAGAATTCATTCTTCCTCCTCTAAACATTTACTGGCACTAAAACACAGACCGCTATCACTGAATATAGCATTTAGGTATTATTATTTCCAGGAAACCATGTTGTCACAGTACCCACAAGTCTTGCATTGCcctgtcatttatcttttccCCTCAGGAGAAGACTCGAGAGCAGAAAGAGGCAGAGTTGATCCCTAAGATGCAGGAAGCTGTGAATTATGGTCTTAAAGTACTGGAGTCAGCCTTCGAGCATCTGGACATTAAAGCAGGAAACTCTGACTCCGAGGACGAGGAGGCCACTGACAGAGTGGAGGCCATCCTCGAGCCCAAGGTGTGCTCACGAGCTTAAAGTAGCACAGATTACTGCAGAAATACACGTGGTAATGCATCTTTCCATTAGTGTACTTCAaattctttgtctgtttttgattttttgtttttaggatCTTTATGTGGACAGGCCTCTTCCATATCTGATTGGTTCCCAGGCTTTCATGGAACAAGAAGACGTTGGACTTGGTGACCTCTCAAGTGATGGTAATATACTTattgcagcctcctcctcctcgctgtaCCTCACCATCAGCACTCACACAACATAGTGttaatttgtaaatgtgtgtgtgtgtgattctttCCAGAAATGTCAgttgacagtgacagagacagtGTGATCGAGAGTGAAGATGGCAAAGAAGCGGTTGTAAGACCATGTTTCTTATTCTTTCACAATATAAGATTTTCATATCTGCATCTTAATCAAGAAAATTTAAAACctaattagttttttattaatttgttttacagcATTCAGATGAGGATTTCGATCAGGAGGAAGTTGAAGTTCACAATAATATTAAGAAGGTAAGCCTGATACCAGCacaccaatgaaaacatttaaactgaaaaagatTCTAATTTTAGTTTCTCCTCACAAACTCTGCTAGAAATCGTCCATGTTGAGTTAcgacgaggaggatgaggaggatgaggacgaggactctGACATATTTGGAGACTCggacaaggaggaggatgatgatgatgatgacacaaAGGTATTTATTTAGAGATATTCTTCTAAGGGGTGTATTTGTCATTTAAGCCTGAAAACATTCAGATATGTCGCTGGGAAACGAATAtactgtggttgtttttatcacattcaGAACACAGGCCCACCATCCTTTGCTGATGAGCTGGCAGCTCGAATCAAAGGTGAACCAGTCAAAAAACCGGAGGGAGATCGTGCATGTAAGTCCCCATGATTATAAAACAACTTGTGGTTTATCATGTTATTTCACTgtgatttttcatttgttgttccTCCCACTCCTCATATGTAGTTTAAGTAAAAGTCGAACCACAGATTTTTACGTTTGGGATTTACACTGAAAGCATTTCAGGTCTGAGTGCCATCactgcatgtgcatgtttatgGATATTTTCTTTCCACCATATCATGGAAGCACTGGCATCTAAGAAGAAAAGTAAAGTCAGAAAAGAAGCCAAGCCTTCAAAGTCACAGGGTAGGACTTTCATTCATCATCAGTGCTCTTCACACTTCTTGTTCAACTTTGCATCAGTTATCTCCACAACATGCCTGTTTTTCTTAATACTGTTTATGTGCATTTCAACAGCAGCTGAAGACGacagtgatgacatgtttaaacCACCAAAGATGGATTAcgatgatgacgacgacgacgatgacgaGTTCTCTCCATTTGGAGCAAAAAGTGGCCTCTTCAGTGGCGGGAAAGGCCTGTTTGACGATGAGGATGAGGTAAATTAAACTAAATGACTTTCAGTGCTTCCTCTGATTCAGTCTTAATTCAACACCACATAAACTCTATAGACTGCAGCCAGATTTTAATTTATGTTCTATTATGTTCTACCATGCAGGGTGATCTTTTCTCTGATGCACCAAAACCTTTTGTGTCTGAAGAGACAAAGGTGATGAATGAAAGCACAAAAGGCAAAACTCTAACTGCAGGTAAGACAGCATTACAGATAACATGTGTACAGACATACAGAAAAAAGTGGACTAGCAGATTGTCACCTAACTTTTCTTTACTCTCTAAGAATCTGCCAAACCTGGAAAGAAGATTCCAGCAGGGGCCGTTCCAATATTCCCAGGTAGTAGCAGCAGTCTCTTGTGTGACAGCTaatgtcactttaaaaaaattgcTGTGTCTTCctgaaacaaatcaaatgatttCCTCTCAACAGATAACAGCCTGTTCAGTTCAGGGAAGGACTCTGATTCTGTGGAGAGCAAGGAGAACGGAACTCCAGTTCCTAAGACCAGTGCTCCTTCCAAAGCAGTTCCTGCAGGAGCTGGTCTTGGTGGAGGACTGtttgatgatgaggaggatgactTTTTCAATGGTAAAGGTTTGTAAGAATGACCTCAATCGCGCAAGAATCCAGGTTCAGGTGGGATCCTCACCcttattatttcatgtttttccttgttttttagCTGGAAAAGAGAAACCCAAACCCAAGAAGGCTATTGACCTTTTCgatggagatgatgaggatgttgaCATATTCGGTAATAAGCACAGTGCACCAGTTCCAGCTCCGAGCAAGAAGGAGGCTGTCGTAGAGCAGGCGAAACCTCCTGAGAAGAAGGTAAAGATCAacataataacatttaatttggtttatttaCACAGTGTTCTGTGGCTTGTTGAAGATTCCCTACGTTCATAATCCATTGTTATGTTTAGATGCCAGCTGGGGCCGTCTCCATGTTTGGTCCTGGGACTAAAAGTTTGCTCAGCGAGGCTCGGAAAAAGCGACAGCCATCGACCAGCGAGGAGTCTGAGAAGTCTGAGGTCTGAATGGATCATTGCGTAACAATATGCTCCTCACAAAATCcaatttggtttgtttttactggCAAAATGGCAGTTTTTGACCAAACAGGACCCCACTGGGGTTCAGTAATTGGCCGTGTGTGCAGGCTATCTAGCTTGAGGTTTTGCTCTACACAGCTGGCCACACTGTATTGACATAGTTACACAAATATTAgtgtaactgtgttttattttttggtttttGAGGTTGTGCTTGTTCAAACAGTAACTCACAAGATCAGTTATCGGGCGTGGATGCCGATAAACAATCTAGTCGCAGTCAGTTCATGATGATGTTGGCTCATAGTCAAGTGCAGCCTGAGAAAAAGCCTGATTTAATTTTGGAGTACACTACTAGACTTTATTCCTGTTGACACTTGCTCCACACCAGcattaaaactgtaaattaGATTTTAGGAAGatgtttatattaatatttatattacttctttctttttttttcagaatggGCCCACACCGGATGTTGGGAAAACTGCTGTCAAGCCGTCTCCGAACCCCAAGACCAGAGGTCTCttctctgatgatgatgatgaagatacaAAAGTAAGGCTTCTTAACTTTACTGGGAGAAAATCTATAACTGACAATCCAGATTTTATTTACactataaatgtgtttgtcttctgcAGGTCTTTCCAACGATTCCTAGAAGTCAATCTAAACCTGAACCTACAAGtcagaccaaaaccaacaagaccactttgtctttttttgatgacgaggaagaagaggtgAAAAAACTTaccaacatttaaaatactTGAACAAAACTGAATTGAATGTACATTACTAAAATCTGGTTCTTCATCTTGCAGGATCTGTTTGCATCTGCAACTAAATCTAAGCCAAAACCTAATCAAGCTAAAGCCCCCACACTGCAGCCCACTAATACTGTGTCCAGCTCCCTCTTCAGCGATGATGAGGtatgacattaaaaaaatattttttctctgctgcttgaATTTCATTGGTAAAACATGATGGATGATTTATTGGATTGACAGGACCAGTGGATCAGTTCCAAAAGTAATGCTACAAAGCCTGAGTCCAACACAGTAGGGTTAAAGCCCAGTGCCAGCGCCCCCTCCAGTCTCCCCAGTGCCAAAACATCTCATAAGGGCAGCCTCTTTGAcaatgatgaggaagatgatcTGTTTGCTCCAACAAAAGAGTCAAGGTATTTACAGTATTAATGATTTTGTTCATTCTAATGGCAAAacacatgtttcttttttatcaatcctcctgttctctcttttcataTAGTCAGAAAAAGCCTCACAGAGTTGCGCTCTTGTTTGAAGATGAGGGTGATGATAATGAAGAAGATAAAGGATCCTTCTTTGGCAATAAACCTACTGTCAACACAA includes the following:
- the washc2c gene encoding WASH complex subunit 2 isoform X2, producing the protein MSGLPEGMANGPRRSEHFGEDAQIWERPWSLEEMRQSSASWSLAADSGLFLFLQDFSQRMLSKTHEIEKQLDSLIRDTKATDSCLHSVFNDFLMLSNTQFIENRVYDEEVEDSGPKPDALEKQPEQEKTREQKEAELIPKMQEAVNYGLKVLESAFEHLDIKAGNSDSEDEEATDRVEAILEPKDLYVDRPLPYLIGSQAFMEQEDVGLGDLSSDEMSVDSDRDSVIESEDGKEAVHSDEDFDQEEVEVHNNIKKKSSMLSYDEEDEEDEDEDSDIFGDSDKEEDDDDDDTKNTGPPSFADELAARIKGEPVKKPEGDRASLASKKKSKVRKEAKPSKSQAEDDSDDMFKPPKMDYDDDDDDDDEFSPFGAKSGLFSGGKGLFDDEDEGDLFSDAPKPFVSEETKVMNESTKGKTLTAESAKPGKKIPAGAVPIFPDNSLFSSGKDSDSVESKENGTPVPKTSAPSKAVPAGAGLGGGLFDDEEDDFFNGKAGKEKPKPKKAIDLFDGDDEDVDIFGNKHSAPVPAPSKKEAVVEQAKPPEKKMPAGAVSMFGPGTKSLLSEARKKRQPSTSEESEKSENGPTPDVGKTAVKPSPNPKTRGLFSDDDDEDTKVFPTIPRSQSKPEPTSQTKTNKTTLSFFDDEEEEDLFASATKSKPKPNQAKAPTLQPTNTVSSSLFSDDEDQWISSKSNATKPESNTVGLKPSASAPSSLPSAKTSHKGSLFDNDEEDDLFAPTKESSQKKPHRVALLFEDEGDDNEEDKGSFFGNKPTVNTNTATPAAAKTPEVPSQSSSQSQKSEEVPVSRTVAEDKSPQPEKPDAKTPELLPPSAAVLVNSEVKKKPAGAVSLFGGINVLDNKKTKNLLDEDEGDDDFLSKASPPPLVKKEDKEEEKAMTKTFSLFEDENEDESSWSDPIFTKPTGGNTQKPTEERPQTKSTGVFQDEELLFSQTQQKDNDPDVDLFATSGKAASSKLSSGKPAAESLFADEDEDDLFSSTKPKAPPPIAEKPGKPTDRAPLASPESVLEIQKPAPSPVKPKDSSSRIGKLQANLKINPVALLPGAAPIKPGAINVLPGMGPSSSSGVSSSSLSPSPASTPAGPQMDSEEGVSFETPIQVTMLQSAHKGRAKGAVHRRPQSRTARQQAAQRSVGDEEVTKSGDVPAPNPSPSGSVLPDKSSQKRASPTLPNSSAPTALPTSSSSQPSLAEISPRPSVLTLPVSTDTGKKDSGKSSLSTKVLPLSDEDDLFGSDSLFEAPSVTNTPSTRETTKMIQPQASSGVGQKKDNDKSTFPSIFDGNTDDLFQKVKPRSTTKKAKASSFLEDDNDDDIFGVSNSSTPSSTSSKEIKSSSSFSKQDIFQDEVATVPKVHKKHKEKPLDASLFDDDIDIFADLMDTYKPKQKSKTKGEAKSIFDDNMDEIFSPSTVKPVTKAPNKSKKTSPSQETSAAADSSDIFDDPLNALGGN
- the washc2c gene encoding WASH complex subunit 2C isoform X4; translated protein: MSGLPEGMANGPRRSEHFGEDAQIWERPWSLEEMRQSSASWSLAADSGLFLFLQDFSQRMLSKTHEIEKQLDSLIRDTKATDSCLHSVFNDFLMLSNTQFIENRVYDEEVEDSGPKPDALEKQPEQEKTREQKEAELIPKMQEAVNYGLKVLESAFEHLDIKAGNSDSEDEEATDRVEAILEPKDLYVDRPLPYLIGSQAFMEQEDVGLGDLSSDEMSVDSDRDSVIESEDGKEAVHSDEDFDQEEVEVHNNIKKKSSMLSYDEEDEEDEDEDSDIFGDSDKEEDDDDDDTKNTGPPSFADELAARIKGEPVKKPEGDRASLASKKKSKVRKEAKPSKSQAAEDDSDDMFKPPKMDYDDDDDDDDEFSPFGAKSGLFSGGKGLFDDEDEGDLFSDAPKPFVSEETKVMNESTKGKTLTAESAKPGKKIPAGAVPIFPDNSLFSSGKDSDSVESKENGTPVPKTSAPSKAVPAGAGLGGGLFDDEEDDFFNGKAGKEKPKPKKAIDLFDGDDEDVDIFGNKHSAPVPAPSKKEAVVEQAKPPEKKMPAGAVSMFGPGTKSLLSEARKKRQPSTSEESEKSENGPTPDVGKTAVKPSPNPKTRGLFSDDDDEDTKVFPTIPRSQSKPEPTSQTKTNKTTLSFFDDEEEEDLFASATKSKPKPNQAKAPTLQPTNTVSSSLFSDDEDQWISSKSNATKPESNTVGLKPSASAPSSLPSAKTSHKGSLFDNDEEDDLFAPTKESSQKKPHRVALLFEDEGDDNEEDKGSFFGNKPTVNTNTATPAAAKTPEVPSQSSSQSQKSEEVPVSRTVAEDKSPQPEKPDAKTPELLPPSAAVLVNSEVKKKPAGAVSLFGGINVLDNKKTKNLLDEDEGDDDFLSKASPPPLVKKEDKEEEKAMTKTFSLFEDENEDESSWSDPIFTKPTGGNTQKPTEERPQTKSTGVFQDEELLFSQTQQKDNDPDVDLFATSGKAASSKLSSGKPAAESLFADEDEDDLFSSTKPKAPPPIAEKPGKPTDRAPLASPESVLEIQANLKINPVALLPGAAPIKPGAINVLPGMGPSSSSGVSSSSLSPSPASTPAGPQMDSEEGVSFETPIQVTMLQSAHKGRAKGAVHRRPQSRTARQQAAQRSVGDEEVTKSGDVPAPNPSPSGSVLPDKSSQKRASPTLPNSSAPTALPTSSSSQPSLAEISPRPSVLTLPVSTDTGKKDSGKSSLSTKVLPLSDEDDLFGSDSLFEAPSVTNTPSTRETTKMIQPQASSGVGQKKDNDKSTFPSIFDGNTDDLFQKVKPRSTTKKAKASSFLEDDNDDDIFGVSNSSTPSSTSSKEIKSSSSFSKQDIFQDEVATVPKVHKKHKEKPLDASLFDDDIDIFADLMDTYKPKQKSKTKGEAKSIFDDNMDEIFSPSTVKPVTKAPNKSKKTSPSQETSAAADSSDIFDDPLNALGGN
- the washc2c gene encoding WASH complex subunit 2 isoform X3, whose product is MSGLPEGMANGPRRSEHFGEDAQIWERPWSLEEMRQSSASWSLAADSGLFLFLQDFSQRMLSKTHEIEKQLDSLIRDTKATDSCLHSVFNDFLMLSNTQFIENRVYDEEVEDSGPKPDALEKQPEQEKTREQKEAELIPKMQEAVNYGLKVLESAFEHLDIKAGNSDSEDEEATDRVEAILEPKDLYVDRPLPYLIGSQAFMEQEDVGLGDLSSDEMSVDSDRDSVIESEDGKEAVHSDEDFDQEEVEVHNNIKKKSSMLSYDEEDEEDEDEDSDIFGDSDKEEDDDDDDTKNTGPPSFADELAARIKGEPVKKPEGDRASLASKKKSKVRKEAKPSKSQAAEDDSDDMFKPPKMDYDDDDDDDDEFSPFGAKSGLFSGGKGLFDDEDEGDLFSDAPKPFVSEETKVMNESTKGKTLTAESAKPGKKIPAGAVPIFPDNSLFSSGKDSDSVESKENGTPVPKTSAPSKAVPAGAGLGGGLFDDEEDDFFNAGKEKPKPKKAIDLFDGDDEDVDIFGNKHSAPVPAPSKKEAVVEQAKPPEKKMPAGAVSMFGPGTKSLLSEARKKRQPSTSEESEKSENGPTPDVGKTAVKPSPNPKTRGLFSDDDDEDTKVFPTIPRSQSKPEPTSQTKTNKTTLSFFDDEEEEDLFASATKSKPKPNQAKAPTLQPTNTVSSSLFSDDEDQWISSKSNATKPESNTVGLKPSASAPSSLPSAKTSHKGSLFDNDEEDDLFAPTKESSQKKPHRVALLFEDEGDDNEEDKGSFFGNKPTVNTNTATPAAAKTPEVPSQSSSQSQKSEEVPVSRTVAEDKSPQPEKPDAKTPELLPPSAAVLVNSEVKKKPAGAVSLFGGINVLDNKKTKNLLDEDEGDDDFLSKASPPPLVKKEDKEEEKAMTKTFSLFEDENEDESSWSDPIFTKPTGGNTQKPTEERPQTKSTGVFQDEELLFSQTQQKDNDPDVDLFATSGKAASSKLSSGKPAAESLFADEDEDDLFSSTKPKAPPPIAEKPGKPTDRAPLASPESVLEIQKPAPSPVKPKDSSSRIGKLQANLKINPVALLPGAAPIKPGAINVLPGMGPSSSSGVSSSSLSPSPASTPAGPQMDSEEGVSFETPIQVTMLQSAHKGRAKGAVHRRPQSRTARQQAAQRSVGDEEVTKSGDVPAPNPSPSGSVLPDKSSQKRASPTLPNSSAPTALPTSSSSQPSLAEISPRPSVLTLPVSTDTGKKDSGKSSLSTKVLPLSDEDDLFGSDSLFEAPSVTNTPSTRETTKMIQPQASSGVGQKKDNDKSTFPSIFDGNTDDLFQKVKPRSTTKKAKASSFLEDDNDDDIFGVSNSSTPSSTSSKEIKSSSSFSKQDIFQDEVATVPKVHKKHKEKPLDASLFDDDIDIFADLMDTYKPKQKSKTKGEAKSIFDDNMDEIFSPSTVKPVTKAPNKSKKTSPSQETSAAADSSDIFDDPLNALGGN
- the washc2c gene encoding WASH complex subunit 2 isoform X1 yields the protein MSGLPEGMANGPRRSEHFGEDAQIWERPWSLEEMRQSSASWSLAADSGLFLFLQDFSQRMLSKTHEIEKQLDSLIRDTKATDSCLHSVFNDFLMLSNTQFIENRVYDEEVEDSGPKPDALEKQPEQEKTREQKEAELIPKMQEAVNYGLKVLESAFEHLDIKAGNSDSEDEEATDRVEAILEPKDLYVDRPLPYLIGSQAFMEQEDVGLGDLSSDEMSVDSDRDSVIESEDGKEAVHSDEDFDQEEVEVHNNIKKKSSMLSYDEEDEEDEDEDSDIFGDSDKEEDDDDDDTKNTGPPSFADELAARIKGEPVKKPEGDRASLASKKKSKVRKEAKPSKSQAAEDDSDDMFKPPKMDYDDDDDDDDEFSPFGAKSGLFSGGKGLFDDEDEGDLFSDAPKPFVSEETKVMNESTKGKTLTAESAKPGKKIPAGAVPIFPDNSLFSSGKDSDSVESKENGTPVPKTSAPSKAVPAGAGLGGGLFDDEEDDFFNGKAGKEKPKPKKAIDLFDGDDEDVDIFGNKHSAPVPAPSKKEAVVEQAKPPEKKMPAGAVSMFGPGTKSLLSEARKKRQPSTSEESEKSENGPTPDVGKTAVKPSPNPKTRGLFSDDDDEDTKVFPTIPRSQSKPEPTSQTKTNKTTLSFFDDEEEEDLFASATKSKPKPNQAKAPTLQPTNTVSSSLFSDDEDQWISSKSNATKPESNTVGLKPSASAPSSLPSAKTSHKGSLFDNDEEDDLFAPTKESSQKKPHRVALLFEDEGDDNEEDKGSFFGNKPTVNTNTATPAAAKTPEVPSQSSSQSQKSEEVPVSRTVAEDKSPQPEKPDAKTPELLPPSAAVLVNSEVKKKPAGAVSLFGGINVLDNKKTKNLLDEDEGDDDFLSKASPPPLVKKEDKEEEKAMTKTFSLFEDENEDESSWSDPIFTKPTGGNTQKPTEERPQTKSTGVFQDEELLFSQTQQKDNDPDVDLFATSGKAASSKLSSGKPAAESLFADEDEDDLFSSTKPKAPPPIAEKPGKPTDRAPLASPESVLEIQKPAPSPVKPKDSSSRIGKLQANLKINPVALLPGAAPIKPGAINVLPGMGPSSSSGVSSSSLSPSPASTPAGPQMDSEEGVSFETPIQVTMLQSAHKGRAKGAVHRRPQSRTARQQAAQRSVGDEEVTKSGDVPAPNPSPSGSVLPDKSSQKRASPTLPNSSAPTALPTSSSSQPSLAEISPRPSVLTLPVSTDTGKKDSGKSSLSTKVLPLSDEDDLFGSDSLFEAPSVTNTPSTRETTKMIQPQASSGVGQKKDNDKSTFPSIFDGNTDDLFQKVKPRSTTKKAKASSFLEDDNDDDIFGVSNSSTPSSTSSKEIKSSSSFSKQDIFQDEVATVPKVHKKHKEKPLDASLFDDDIDIFADLMDTYKPKQKSKTKGEAKSIFDDNMDEIFSPSTVKPVTKAPNKSKKTSPSQETSAAADSSDIFDDPLNALGGN